A section of the Passer domesticus isolate bPasDom1 chromosome 33, bPasDom1.hap1, whole genome shotgun sequence genome encodes:
- the LOC135288463 gene encoding serine/threonine-protein kinase pim-1-like translates to MQRKWRRVSGKAQEALQERYCLGSLLGRGGFGSVWSATRLSDGAPVAIKRVPRDRIRHWSELPDGTSAPLEIVLLAKVSCGCAGVIQLLEWLELPDSFLMVLERPERCQELSDFLAERRFLPEEEARGLFRQVLEAVRHCTSCGVLHRDIKPQNIVLDLASGQLKLIDFGCGAFLQDTAYTQFAAWV, encoded by the exons atgcagaggaaatggaggagggtttcag ggaaggcgcaggaggccctgcaggagcggtactgcctgggttccctgctggggcgcGGAGGATTTGGCAGCGTCTGGTCAgcgacgcggctctcggacggcgccccg GTGGCCATCAAACGCGTGCCGCGGGATCGCATCCGgcactggagcgagctg cccgacggcaccagcgcgcccctggagatcgtgctgctggccaaggtgtcctgtggctgtgctggtgtcattcagctcctggagtggcttgagctccccgacAGCttcttgatggtgctggagcgtcCAGAACGGTGCCAGGAGCTGTCGGATTTCCTGGCGGAGCGGAGGTTCCtgccggaggaggaggcgcgggggctgttccgccaggtgctggaggccgtgcggcactgcaccagctgcggggtcctgcacagggacatcaagCCTCAGAACATCGTGCTTGACCTGGCCAGCGGGCAGCTGAAACTGATCGACTTTGGCTGTGGCGCTTTCctccaagacacagcctacacccagtttgcag cCTGGGTGTAG